A portion of the Mesoplasma entomophilum genome contains these proteins:
- a CDS encoding BspA family leucine-rich repeat surface protein → MKKLLSILAAVTISATASSTIISCGSKTKASKTAIDSNGLQQKFEDISSSKESWMMKDEEIIAALNQVEWDGVTKIQAVKEEKENSQETRTFKITVEIDSKNYTIDKNTFEIVVGKDNRKIIHTESLISKVEQYNNLKINVSSEDEVVKTLKYIIEEDLGDNQDLVNISLELNSLEIVVKDENKELLTSPVNIKEDFLSNKTIKNQNYSVATTQDTVYLNENHELASTSDSDLSLIKSEIVYQIGFNEDGKVAKMPFSILKISNHLPPQITSLDDMFKGALNFNQDLSEWKVSNVKSLNSTFENATKFNGDLASFDNLISTKKTFAGATSFNSESLKTWKTNKVMDMSEMFLNAESFNQDLSSWNVEQIEYPNFLNFSTGAKSWIEAKPNFKERLDLSKVLVGYKIDKIDTDSTDEEILDSISNYIKENNGCDVKANDDIVISSRGNSKIGEYSSITISGAENSKLVFGSKTITLNPLGKVDIASLLEKNQSIISTKTTDEQIITIINMNIKTGQKVTKEDLSISRQIEELGKEGKIEINSSPSSSLIENSWSKTYPSIKIDLNEALKNYSAKENDTKSDILNYLKDTYPELENIDDLELSKLNFNIVKPSYEGQWGYTETYADQDSKYFINSSKNDIRAKTRDLKDLFEDFPINNYKFESITKTTLSNWLYETKRINITERYINLQHNLPPSMPVENSPSLYSSSITITSTNSEYYTGSCSLHAKTNIKVLENVFNMTIEKNPVFSLDPENAFRSVIRNLNWNYYNFDEFERTWTRDENLSSDLSYTPITIKLTAKSTSKMYEGTANFKVNIYNKKSIEWTDLSSEIIELINNDHSKKWKKSNWSKVNVENYFKEMLNNNTTLKNKFHIKKFVGLNFKKDLDNGDLFSYNSTKFEINEVVFEMESSFQYITFYGQFNKKYHWYDWDTTSTFYSPFSFDVKINGRQR, encoded by the coding sequence ATGAAAAAATTATTGTCAATTTTAGCTGCTGTGACTATAAGCGCAACAGCATCTTCTACTATCATTTCATGTGGTAGCAAAACAAAAGCAAGCAAAACAGCCATAGATTCAAATGGACTACAACAAAAATTTGAAGATATTAGTTCTTCAAAAGAAAGTTGAATGATGAAAGATGAAGAAATTATTGCTGCATTAAATCAAGTTGAGTGAGATGGAGTAACAAAAATACAAGCTGTTAAGGAAGAAAAAGAAAATAGCCAAGAAACAAGAACTTTTAAAATAACAGTTGAAATAGATTCAAAAAATTATACTATTGATAAAAATACTTTTGAAATTGTAGTAGGTAAAGATAATAGAAAAATAATACATACAGAGTCTTTAATATCAAAAGTAGAACAATATAATAATTTAAAAATAAATGTAAGTAGCGAAGACGAAGTTGTTAAAACACTAAAATATATAATTGAAGAAGATTTAGGTGATAATCAAGATTTAGTTAATATAAGCCTTGAATTAAATTCTTTAGAAATAGTTGTTAAAGACGAAAATAAAGAACTTTTAACTTCACCAGTTAATATAAAAGAAGATTTTTTAAGTAACAAAACTATAAAAAATCAAAATTATTCAGTTGCAACTACTCAAGATACAGTTTATTTAAATGAAAATCACGAATTAGCTTCTACAAGTGATTCTGATTTAAGTTTAATAAAATCAGAAATAGTTTATCAAATAGGTTTTAACGAAGATGGAAAAGTTGCAAAAATGCCTTTTAGCATTTTGAAAATATCTAACCATTTACCGCCACAAATAACAAGTCTTGATGACATGTTTAAAGGAGCTTTAAATTTTAATCAAGATCTTTCGGAGTGAAAAGTATCAAATGTAAAAAGTTTAAATTCAACTTTTGAAAATGCTACAAAATTCAATGGTGATTTAGCTTCTTTTGACAACTTAATTTCAACTAAAAAAACTTTTGCAGGAGCTACTTCTTTTAATTCTGAAAGTTTAAAAACATGAAAAACTAATAAAGTAATGGATATGTCAGAAATGTTTTTAAATGCTGAGTCATTTAACCAAGATCTTTCTTCATGAAATGTGGAACAAATCGAATATCCAAATTTTTTAAATTTTAGTACAGGGGCAAAAAGTTGAATTGAAGCAAAACCTAATTTTAAAGAAAGATTAGATTTATCTAAGGTTTTAGTAGGATATAAAATAGATAAAATAGATACTGATTCAACAGATGAAGAAATTTTAGATTCAATCTCTAATTACATAAAAGAAAATAATGGTTGTGATGTTAAAGCCAATGATGATATAGTTATTTCAAGTAGAGGAAATTCAAAAATTGGTGAATATAGTTCAATTACAATTAGTGGAGCAGAAAATTCAAAATTAGTATTTGGTAGCAAAACTATAACATTAAATCCTTTAGGTAAAGTTGATATAGCATCTTTATTAGAAAAGAATCAATCAATAATATCAACAAAAACAACTGACGAACAAATAATTACAATAATTAATATGAATATTAAAACAGGGCAAAAAGTTACGAAAGAAGATTTATCTATTTCAAGACAAATAGAAGAATTAGGGAAAGAAGGCAAAATAGAAATTAATTCTTCTCCTAGTTCTTCTCTTATTGAAAATTCTTGATCAAAAACTTACCCTTCAATTAAAATTGATTTAAATGAAGCCCTTAAAAACTATTCTGCTAAAGAAAATGATACTAAATCTGACATTTTAAATTATTTAAAGGACACTTATCCTGAGTTAGAGAACATTGATGATTTAGAATTAAGTAAATTAAATTTTAATATAGTTAAACCAAGTTATGAAGGTCAATGAGGCTACACAGAAACTTATGCGGATCAAGATTCAAAATACTTTATAAATTCAAGTAAAAATGATATACGTGCAAAAACAAGAGATTTAAAAGATCTTTTTGAAGATTTTCCTATAAACAATTATAAATTTGAAAGTATTACAAAAACAACATTATCTAATTGACTCTATGAAACAAAAAGAATTAACATTACAGAAAGATATATAAACTTACAACATAATTTACCACCATCTATGCCTGTTGAAAATTCACCTAGTCTATATTCGTCTTCAATTACAATAACTTCAACTAATTCTGAATATTATACTGGTTCATGTTCTCTTCATGCAAAAACTAATATTAAAGTTTTAGAAAATGTTTTTAACATGACAATTGAAAAAAATCCGGTTTTTAGCCTTGACCCAGAAAATGCTTTTAGAAGTGTTATACGTAATTTAAATTGAAATTATTATAATTTTGATGAATTTGAAAGAACTTGAACAAGAGACGAAAATTTAAGTAGTGATCTTAGTTATACACCAATAACTATAAAACTTACTGCTAAAAGTACAAGCAAAATGTATGAAGGTACTGCAAACTTTAAAGTTAACATTTATAATAAAAAATCTATTGAATGGACAGATCTTTCTTCAGAAATTATAGAGCTTATTAACAATGATCATTCTAAAAAATGAAAAAAATCTAATTGATCAAAAGTTAATGTGGAAAACTACTTTAAAGAAATGCTAAATAATAATACAACTTTAAAAAATAAGTTTCACATTAAAAAATTTGTAGGTTTAAATTTTAAAAAAGATCTTGATAACGGTGATTTATTTTCTTATAATTCAACTAAATTTGAAATAAATGAAGTTGTGTTTGAAATGGAAAGCAGCTTTCAATATATAACATTCTATGGTCAGTTTAATAAAAAATATCATTGATATGACTGAGATACAACAAGCACTTTTTATTCACCGTTTTCTTTTGATGTTAAAATAAATGGAAGACAAAGATAA
- a CDS encoding alpha/beta hydrolase, with amino-acid sequence MKNINFRKSKKQIRKYKYTFLKVLGTFILFPIVFIVSAILSKFFTPYLFKYPRVGIDENGQEVNNLNHYLADIKEKKLKNWELSKDQIEEFEIGPDEAKISCLILRNNSNKWVVALHGFKRNKYMGVRNAIQFYKKGYNVMSFDAYAHGKTYGKYSDLGVTNSKVLNEVINWVKNNNHVDEIGVIGVSMGAATAVYWAQQYYQVNKIDWLISDCALTQPVEQIRFFLKKYFKWLPWWIASFKINLFFKKYSRTNLKDMNLQKNLNSFRDLPVLFIHGKLDSFIDYNNSIIMYCEKSKDSDNTKIKIFDDSEHSSSIVDHQEEYVLITIDFVREIMRNK; translated from the coding sequence ATGAAAAATATAAATTTCAGAAAATCAAAGAAGCAAATTAGAAAATATAAGTATACTTTTTTAAAAGTTTTAGGAACATTTATCTTATTTCCAATAGTATTTATTGTTAGTGCGATACTATCAAAATTCTTTACTCCATACTTATTCAAGTATCCAAGAGTAGGAATTGATGAAAACGGACAAGAAGTTAATAATTTAAATCATTATTTGGCAGACATCAAAGAAAAGAAACTAAAAAACTGAGAACTATCAAAAGATCAAATTGAAGAATTTGAAATTGGTCCAGATGAAGCAAAAATCAGTTGCTTAATTTTAAGAAATAATTCAAATAAATGAGTTGTTGCATTACATGGATTTAAAAGAAATAAATATATGGGTGTAAGAAATGCAATTCAATTTTATAAAAAAGGATATAATGTAATGTCATTTGATGCTTATGCTCATGGTAAAACATATGGTAAATATTCTGATTTAGGAGTTACTAATTCAAAGGTATTAAATGAAGTGATTAACTGAGTTAAGAATAATAATCATGTTGATGAAATAGGTGTTATTGGTGTAAGTATGGGAGCAGCAACAGCTGTTTATTGAGCACAGCAATACTATCAAGTAAATAAAATCGATTGATTAATTTCAGATTGTGCATTAACTCAGCCAGTAGAACAAATTAGATTTTTCCTTAAAAAATATTTTAAGTGACTGCCTTGGTGAATTGCATCTTTTAAAATTAACTTATTTTTTAAGAAATATTCTAGAACTAATTTAAAAGATATGAATTTACAAAAGAATTTAAATTCATTTAGAGATTTGCCAGTTTTATTTATTCATGGTAAGTTAGACTCATTTATTGACTACAATAACTCAATAATAATGTATTGCGAAAAATCAAAAGATTCTGATAATACTAAAATTAAAATATTTGATGATTCAGAACACAGCAGTTCAATAGTTGATCATCAAGAAGAATATGTATTAATAACAATAGACTTTGTAAGAGAAATAATGAGAAACAAATAA
- a CDS encoding DEAD/DEAH box helicase family protein, with protein sequence MKEKLFTNKDEQKLLEEINNEILTSNEVYLIYPFISKSVLNKIASTFEFCAKNNIQIKIISTTFDDLAQYNNLNELKLLADKYSNIKIKIEDNLERTSERIHIKASIFKRNNELSTVIIGSSNLTVKGMISGREWNIKLSEQNNKELINKMINEFDSLWNEEFVDFSDEFQRELLIQKIKENQQAVVQSKIELLSNNLTKKYLYKFQKEIIDKLSYRRHINKNKNLVIMATGTGKTLVSAFDYKRQTEQAKKDLKILFLAHQREIVDQAIKTYRHVLENNEFGEVMYDGSINSDKPNHLFATIQTLSTRLDKFEPDDFDIIVYDEAHHIAANTFDKVFNYFKPQQILGLTATPEREDNKDIKAYFDDEYATELRLWDAIDQKLLCPFDYYCIDDTNTNLQGVDLNSDKDIFKVVNTESRNELLFETIKKYLGVYARPTALIFCVTVEHAINISNYLKSKNLKAEALTSQNTKDRKRILHEFSTGRINYLCVVNIFNEGVDIPEINTIILLRPTNSKTVYLQQLGRGLRKTELKNKLEVYDLISNIDNKYDITLGIRNLFNPAIRSSKSISAKEGLPYNCTINLEKHTEEIIINSMKSWYLNKNSMKSYIVEYYERFKEKALNNMLKDYDLTLIDFYNNLDNLFMPIAKQINKFKDNENNTNRNKNILKQFLFLNNHKIINYFYKRLTKQLPSNEINLDLDNLLITSCLYEITSMEKFLNVYPNYLEINDLVENFIDEHKVIVEELVMILKYKLDNETLIFENEYETGLNVSSTYTVKQVLSLVNRTNFLHYRTEMKVLTFQAGFLTFDNSKQIILADEESENYGKKTKHDDINNLFYWSLPEKMTIKNKIIKDFENENIKKYLFIQDRQNVKKKNLYLKLYKFTGIGKFEEMLFDDFLTAKFKLK encoded by the coding sequence ATGAAAGAAAAATTATTTACAAATAAAGATGAACAAAAATTATTAGAAGAAATAAATAATGAAATATTAACTTCCAATGAGGTTTATTTAATCTATCCTTTCATATCTAAAAGTGTTCTTAACAAAATAGCTTCTACTTTTGAATTCTGTGCTAAAAACAATATTCAAATTAAAATTATCTCAACAACGTTCGATGATCTAGCTCAATATAATAATTTAAATGAACTTAAGCTATTAGCTGATAAGTATTCTAATATCAAAATTAAAATAGAAGATAACTTAGAAAGAACTAGTGAAAGAATTCATATTAAAGCTTCAATCTTTAAAAGAAATAATGAATTATCAACAGTAATTATTGGTTCTTCTAATTTAACTGTTAAAGGAATGATTTCTGGAAGAGAATGAAACATTAAATTATCAGAACAAAACAATAAAGAGTTAATTAATAAAATGATTAATGAATTTGATAGTTTATGAAATGAAGAATTTGTTGATTTTTCAGATGAATTTCAAAGAGAATTATTAATTCAAAAGATTAAAGAAAACCAACAAGCTGTAGTTCAATCAAAAATAGAATTATTATCAAATAACTTAACTAAAAAATACTTATATAAATTTCAAAAAGAAATTATTGATAAACTAAGTTATCGAAGACATATTAATAAAAATAAGAACTTAGTAATTATGGCCACAGGAACGGGCAAAACACTAGTTTCTGCATTTGATTACAAAAGACAAACAGAGCAAGCTAAAAAGGACCTTAAAATCCTATTTTTAGCACATCAAAGAGAAATAGTTGATCAAGCAATCAAAACTTATCGTCATGTGCTTGAGAATAATGAATTTGGTGAAGTTATGTATGATGGAAGTATTAATAGTGATAAACCGAATCATTTATTTGCAACAATTCAAACTTTATCTACAAGATTAGATAAATTTGAACCAGATGATTTTGACATTATTGTATATGATGAAGCACATCATATAGCAGCTAACACTTTTGATAAAGTATTTAACTATTTTAAACCTCAACAAATTTTAGGTTTAACAGCAACTCCAGAAAGAGAAGACAATAAAGATATTAAAGCATATTTTGATGATGAATATGCTACTGAATTAAGACTATGAGATGCTATTGATCAAAAACTATTATGTCCATTTGATTATTATTGTATAGATGATACTAATACTAATTTACAAGGAGTTGATTTAAACTCTGATAAAGATATTTTTAAAGTAGTTAATACTGAATCTAGAAATGAATTATTATTTGAAACAATAAAAAAATATTTAGGTGTTTATGCAAGACCAACAGCATTAATTTTTTGTGTTACTGTTGAACATGCTATTAATATATCAAATTACTTAAAATCAAAAAATTTAAAAGCAGAAGCCTTAACTTCACAAAACACAAAAGATCGAAAAAGAATCTTACATGAATTTAGTACAGGAAGAATTAACTATTTATGTGTAGTTAATATCTTTAATGAGGGAGTAGATATTCCTGAAATTAATACTATTATTTTATTAAGACCGACTAATTCTAAAACTGTATACTTACAACAACTAGGTAGAGGTTTAAGAAAAACTGAACTTAAAAATAAACTGGAAGTATATGATTTAATATCTAATATAGATAATAAATACGATATTACTTTAGGAATTAGAAATTTATTTAATCCAGCTATTAGAAGTAGTAAGTCAATTAGTGCTAAAGAAGGTTTACCTTATAATTGCACAATTAACTTAGAAAAGCATACTGAAGAAATTATTATTAATAGTATGAAGAGTTGATATTTAAATAAAAACTCAATGAAATCATATATTGTTGAATATTATGAAAGATTTAAAGAAAAAGCACTTAATAATATGTTGAAAGATTATGATTTAACTTTAATTGATTTTTATAATAACTTAGATAACTTATTTATGCCAATTGCTAAACAAATTAATAAGTTTAAAGATAATGAAAATAATACAAATAGAAATAAGAACATTTTAAAACAGTTTTTATTTTTAAATAACCATAAAATCATTAATTATTTTTATAAGCGCTTAACAAAGCAACTACCAAGCAATGAAATTAATTTAGACTTAGATAACTTATTAATTACTTCATGTTTATATGAAATAACTAGTATGGAAAAATTTTTAAATGTTTATCCTAACTATTTAGAAATTAATGATTTAGTCGAAAATTTTATTGATGAGCATAAAGTGATTGTTGAAGAGTTAGTAATGATTCTTAAATACAAATTAGATAATGAAACTTTAATTTTTGAAAACGAGTATGAAACAGGATTGAATGTAAGTTCAACATATACTGTAAAGCAAGTTTTATCCTTAGTTAATCGTACTAACTTTTTACATTATCGAACTGAAATGAAAGTTTTGACATTTCAAGCAGGCTTTTTAACTTTTGATAATTCAAAACAAATTATTTTAGCTGATGAAGAAAGCGAGAACTATGGTAAAAAGACTAAACATGATGATATTAATAATTTATTTTATTGATCATTACCTGAAAAAATGACAATTAAAAATAAAATAATTAAAGATTTTGAAAATGAAAATATTAAAAAATACTTATTTATTCAAGACAGGCAAAATGTAAAGAAAAAGAACTTATATTTAAAACTGTATAAATTTACAGGTATAGGAAAATTTGAAGAAATGTTGTTTGATGATTTCCTTACAGCTAAATTTAAGTTAAAATAA
- a CDS encoding DUF1700 domain-containing protein has product MNKKTTKQMDKWLNLLSKKLSGLKTSDRKDIIENYKDLWSEELSEGKTVNEILLSLRPINEIAKELYEEFGVIKNTKSDVTKIKIVNSKSEVTSSWIKNFNNFCLKFFGFIYSITAILLSLVLFLTFVAIIVAIPVALVLAFVNYEFLVVLPLAIGVMGIGIIVAIFFFFLSSSSYSTVKAIFNKWFSKTSVATKNKRRIWSRLMLVMIIIGGSMAGIGAVTSIVGNNSIYGSVLSGNYLNKTESETFNLNATIGKVLENKESEFSKDSKVYLDFDWGLSPWTTFEAKQDSELNQNQISIQKHFNFKESLGSEFKISEKPESSYWVKNNVNDNGSLYLKFHISAPWNAKFLSITPIKYEISYNFKINNTPVENIIVRF; this is encoded by the coding sequence ATGAATAAAAAAACAACTAAGCAAATGGATAAATGACTTAATCTTTTATCAAAAAAACTTTCTGGATTAAAAACTTCAGATCGCAAAGATATAATTGAAAACTATAAAGATTTATGAAGCGAAGAACTTTCTGAAGGTAAAACAGTAAATGAAATTCTTTTAAGTTTAAGACCTATTAATGAAATAGCTAAAGAACTTTATGAAGAATTTGGAGTTATTAAAAATACAAAATCAGATGTTACCAAAATAAAAATAGTTAATAGCAAATCTGAAGTTACTTCTTCATGAATTAAAAATTTTAATAATTTTTGTTTAAAATTCTTTGGATTTATATATTCAATAACAGCTATTTTATTATCACTTGTATTATTTCTAACTTTTGTTGCAATAATTGTAGCTATTCCTGTAGCATTAGTTTTAGCATTTGTAAATTATGAATTCTTGGTGGTATTACCACTAGCGATTGGGGTCATGGGTATTGGTATAATTGTTGCAATATTCTTCTTTTTTCTAAGTAGTTCTTCTTATTCAACTGTTAAAGCAATATTTAACAAATGATTTTCTAAAACTTCTGTTGCTACAAAAAATAAAAGAAGAATTTGAAGTAGATTAATGTTAGTAATGATAATTATTGGTGGAAGCATGGCTGGAATTGGAGCTGTCACATCAATAGTTGGTAACAATAGCATATATGGATCAGTATTATCTGGTAACTATTTAAATAAAACTGAATCTGAAACCTTTAATTTAAACGCAACAATTGGTAAAGTCCTTGAAAATAAAGAATCTGAGTTTTCTAAGGATTCAAAAGTATATCTTGATTTTGATTGAGGTTTATCTCCTTGAACAACTTTTGAAGCAAAACAAGATTCTGAATTAAATCAAAATCAAATATCAATTCAAAAACATTTCAACTTTAAAGAAAGTTTAGGTAGTGAATTTAAGATATCAGAAAAGCCTGAATCAAGTTATTGAGTTAAAAACAATGTTAATGATAATGGTTCCTTATACTTAAAATTTCATATATCAGCACCTTGAAATGCTAAATTTCTTTCAATAACACCAATTAAATACGAAATATCATACAACTTTAAAATTAATAATACACCTGTTGAAAATATTATTGTAAGATTTTAG
- a CDS encoding PadR family transcriptional regulator codes for MDKELKKGILEMLVLNFLSQKTFYAYELNKKLNEVVETNESTTYAIFKKLVDKGFCEHFFEESSSGPMRKCYKITSLGREQLINQKNAWKDISDKVNSLILE; via the coding sequence ATGGATAAAGAACTTAAAAAAGGTATATTGGAAATGTTGGTGCTTAACTTTCTATCACAAAAAACCTTCTACGCTTATGAATTAAATAAAAAACTTAATGAAGTTGTTGAAACTAATGAATCAACAACTTATGCAATATTTAAGAAATTAGTTGATAAAGGATTTTGTGAACACTTCTTTGAAGAATCATCAAGTGGGCCAATGAGAAAATGTTATAAGATAACTTCACTTGGTAGAGAACAGTTAATCAATCAAAAAAATGCGTGAAAAGATATTTCAGATAAAGTTAATTCTTTGATATTAGAGTAG
- the recD2 gene encoding SF1B family DNA helicase RecD2, producing MNEILTFRGYVVKYGFSNDAGWGTGTFASEDNLKQHMSIKGSITSMDKKTLYEITGYFEEHPRYGKSFNVQTYRKAPIHSTKEQVKFLAGPAFPGVGDKTAEIIINHLGDKAITKLVKDINLLNEIPGLNPIYIPIIKKGIEENIRQEGQERLRYIFFENNLKTSILDWMDNHFDQDNDIIENIFSNSFLSFAKDKEIASFDELDKVAVHFGLELHSPERIAYWAWKLADDFLFSSGDSYTNKDYLSRSLMRKLKIQDTELLFEGILYAKEKGILKLTKNRIYTEESWREEQIIADNIIKLNIPTKNVNKEGISWEIDQIEQEIAYENKIKDFKFDEKQREALELFANNKLSIITGGPGTGKTTLIKGIVKLFNRMSGTEDYAIATPTGRAAARIRETYKKSYATTIHKLLEAKELNKFQITQNNPLNQKLVILDECSMIDNKLFASFIQSCDRVWKVVLVGDANQLPSVGYGNTFADLLELDFLKTIKLDTVHRQKNGNGIVDLAYKVLNETLEISDLESMSNVEINFDYNNQNTMNKVTELVGQHWDELEKKANHLQVICPMYGGSLGIDEINAQIQNEFNENVKDKKKVYDRGDYRFVVDDKIMFLKNDTDLDLANGDVGKIIKINYNAIGKLKDVLTEFNDKEILLQPKNFSDVKLSYATSVHKTQGSEYNNVLLVIDNPKYNSGFINKTLIYTAVTRAKDKIVILGDSDLFFNAIKITPPRRNTTLIEAILEKREING from the coding sequence ATGAACGAAATATTAACTTTTAGAGGGTATGTTGTTAAATATGGTTTTTCAAATGATGCTGGGTGAGGAACTGGTACATTTGCAAGTGAAGATAATTTAAAACAGCATATGAGCATTAAAGGCTCAATAACTAGTATGGATAAAAAAACTTTATATGAAATAACTGGTTATTTTGAAGAACATCCACGTTATGGTAAAAGTTTCAACGTTCAAACTTATCGAAAAGCACCTATTCATTCAACTAAAGAACAAGTTAAATTTTTAGCAGGTCCAGCATTTCCTGGAGTAGGAGATAAAACAGCTGAAATCATAATAAATCATTTAGGTGATAAAGCTATTACTAAGTTAGTAAAAGATATTAATTTATTAAATGAAATACCTGGTTTAAATCCAATTTATATTCCAATTATTAAAAAAGGTATTGAAGAAAACATTAGACAAGAAGGGCAAGAAAGATTAAGATACATCTTTTTTGAAAACAATCTTAAAACTTCAATTCTTGATTGAATGGATAATCACTTTGATCAAGATAATGATATTATTGAAAATATTTTTTCAAATTCATTTTTATCATTTGCAAAAGACAAAGAAATAGCTTCATTTGATGAACTTGATAAAGTTGCTGTTCATTTTGGTTTAGAATTACATTCACCAGAAAGAATTGCATATTGAGCATGAAAGTTAGCGGATGACTTTTTGTTTTCATCTGGAGATAGTTATACAAATAAGGATTACTTATCAAGAAGTTTAATGCGTAAGTTAAAAATACAAGATACAGAACTTTTATTTGAAGGTATTTTATACGCTAAAGAAAAAGGTATTTTAAAATTAACTAAAAATCGTATCTACACAGAAGAATCATGAAGAGAAGAACAAATTATCGCAGATAACATAATTAAGCTTAATATACCCACTAAAAACGTGAATAAAGAGGGTATATCATGAGAAATAGATCAAATAGAACAAGAAATTGCTTATGAGAATAAAATTAAAGATTTTAAGTTTGATGAAAAACAAAGAGAAGCCTTAGAGTTATTTGCTAATAATAAACTTTCAATTATTACTGGAGGACCAGGGACAGGTAAAACAACTTTAATTAAAGGAATAGTTAAGTTATTTAATCGTATGAGTGGAACTGAAGATTATGCAATAGCCACTCCAACTGGAAGAGCAGCAGCAAGAATCAGAGAAACATACAAAAAATCATATGCTACAACTATTCATAAATTACTAGAAGCTAAAGAATTAAATAAATTTCAAATTACACAAAACAATCCTTTAAATCAAAAATTAGTAATTTTGGATGAATGTTCAATGATTGATAATAAGTTATTTGCAAGTTTCATTCAATCATGTGATCGTGTTTGAAAAGTTGTATTAGTAGGAGATGCTAATCAATTGCCAAGTGTAGGTTATGGAAATACTTTTGCTGATTTATTGGAATTAGATTTTTTAAAAACAATTAAACTAGATACAGTGCATAGACAAAAAAATGGAAATGGGATAGTTGATTTAGCATATAAAGTTTTAAATGAGACATTAGAAATAAGCGATTTAGAATCTATGAGCAATGTTGAAATTAATTTTGATTACAATAATCAAAATACAATGAATAAAGTAACTGAGTTGGTAGGTCAACATTGAGATGAATTAGAAAAAAAAGCTAACCACTTACAAGTGATATGTCCAATGTATGGTGGTAGTTTAGGAATTGATGAAATTAATGCTCAAATTCAAAATGAATTTAACGAGAATGTTAAAGATAAAAAGAAAGTATATGATCGAGGAGATTATCGATTTGTAGTTGATGATAAAATTATGTTCTTGAAAAATGATACTGATTTAGATTTAGCTAACGGTGATGTTGGAAAGATTATTAAAATAAACTATAACGCAATTGGTAAGTTAAAAGATGTTTTAACAGAATTTAATGATAAAGAAATATTATTACAACCTAAAAACTTTAGTGATGTAAAATTATCTTATGCAACTAGTGTGCATAAGACTCAAGGTAGTGAATATAATAATGTTTTATTAGTCATTGATAATCCTAAATATAATTCGGGTTTTATTAATAAAACATTGATATATACTGCTGTAACAAGAGCCAAAGATAAAATTGTAATTTTAGGTGATAGTGATTTATTCTTTAATGCAATTAAAATAACTCCACCAAGAAGAAATACAACTTTAATTGAAGCAATTTTAGAAAAGAGAGAAATAAATGGGTAA